A genomic stretch from Edaphobacter aggregans includes:
- a CDS encoding DUF4126 family protein, giving the protein MLTTVLLFCFFIGCIAGLRSLTAPAAVCWAAHLGWLHFTGTNLSFIDHLPTLGLFTLLALAELVTDKLPKTPARTAALGLIARIIMGAFCGAALAVATGGGFLGGSIIGVIGALVGTFGGYHIRRALVTQAHLPDIAVALAEDLVAILGAFYIVSHV; this is encoded by the coding sequence CTCTTCTGTTTTTTTATCGGCTGCATCGCAGGCCTGCGATCCCTTACCGCCCCCGCCGCCGTCTGCTGGGCAGCGCATCTCGGCTGGCTTCACTTCACGGGAACAAACCTCAGCTTCATCGATCACCTCCCAACCCTGGGGCTCTTCACATTGCTGGCGCTCGCCGAACTCGTCACGGATAAACTCCCAAAGACACCCGCACGTACAGCAGCCCTCGGCCTCATCGCCCGTATCATCATGGGCGCATTCTGCGGAGCAGCTCTCGCCGTAGCCACTGGCGGCGGCTTCCTCGGTGGATCCATCATCGGCGTTATCGGCGCCTTGGTCGGCACCTTCGGCGGATACCACATCCGCCGCGCCCTCGTGACCCAGGCCCACCTCCCCGACATCGCCGTGGCCCTTGCCGAAGACCTCGTCGCCATCCTCGGCGCTTTCTACATCGTCTCCCACGTCTAA